In Nyctibius grandis isolate bNycGra1 chromosome 8, bNycGra1.pri, whole genome shotgun sequence, a single window of DNA contains:
- the LRRC40 gene encoding leucine-rich repeat-containing protein 40, whose translation MAAARRDPRAGFRQAEAGPAVPQGLIRAARKSGQLNLSGRSLSEVPQHVWRINLDTPEEAHQNLSFGAVDRWWEQTDLTKLILASNKLQCLSEDVKLLPALTVLDVHDNQLTSLPSALGQLENLQKLDVSHNKLKSIPEELLQLSHLKSLLLHHNELSHLPDGFGQLVSLEELDLSNNHLTDIPTSFALLINLVRLNLACNELKNLPADISAMKSLKQLDCTKNYLETVPSELATMASLEQLYLRKNKLRSLPEFPSCKLLKELHAGENQIEILNAENLKHLNSLSVLELRDNKIKSVPDEITLLQKLERLDLTNNDISRLPYALGNLPQLKFLALEGNPLRTIRRDLLQKGTQELLKYLRSKIQDAVTIPSEEPPVTAMTLPSESRINMHAITSLKLLEYSEKQAAVIPDEMFDAVRSHPVTTVNFSKNQLNEIPPRIVELKDSVCDVSLGFNKISSISLELCMLHKLTHLDIRNNFLTTLPEEMEALTRLQVINLSFNRFKVFPSVLYRILALETILLSNNQVGSIDPLQLKKMDKLGTLDLQNNDLLQVPPELGNCETLRTLLLEGNPFRTPRAAILAKGTAAVLEYLRSRIPA comes from the exons atggcggcggcgcggagggaCCCCCGCGCTGGGTTCAGGCAGGCGGAGGCGGGCCCCGCCGTGCCGCAGGGGCTGATCCGGGCGGCGCGGAAGAGCGGGCAGTTAAACCTGTCGGGCCGGAGCCTCAGCGAGG TGCCTCAACATGTGTGGCGGATAAATTTGGATACTCCAGAGGAAGCTCATCAAAATCTCTCTTTTGGCGCCGTGGATCGCTGGTGGGAGCAAACAGATCTGACCAAGCTGATACTCGCCTCAAACAAACTGCAGTGTCTTTCAGAGGATGTCAAACTTCTGCCCGCGCTCACTGTTCTGGAT gtgcACGATAATCAACTGACATCGCTTCCTTCTGCTTTAGGACAATTAGAAAATCTTCAGAAACTTGATGTCAG CCACAACAAACTGAAAAGTATCCCAGAAGAGTTGCTGCAGTTGTCACATTTGAAGAGCCTTCTTCTTCACCACAACGAGCTGAGTCACTTGCCGGATGGATTTGGACAGCTTGTCAGTTTAGAAGAATTA gaTCTGTCCAACAACCATCTCACAGACATTCCAACaagttttgctttgctcatTAACTTGGTGCGACTCAATTTGGCTTGTAATGAACTCAAGAACCTGCCTGCAGATATCAGTGCGATGAAAA GCTTGAAACAACTGGATTGTACTAAAAACTACCTGGAAACCGTACCTTCTGAATTAGCAACTATGGCATCTTTGGAACAACTTtatctgagaaaaaataaattacgtTCCTTACCAGAATTTCCCTCATGCAAATTACTGAAG GAATTACATGCTGGTGAAAATCAGatagaaatattaaatgcaGAGAACCTGAAGCATCTGAATTCCCTCTCTGTATTGGAACTTAGAGACAACAAGATAAAATCAGTTCCTGATGAAATTACTCTGCTTCAGAAGTTGGAGCGTCTTGACCTCACCAACAATGATATCAGTAG ATTGCCTTATGCATTGGGGAACCTTCCTCAGTTGAAATTCCTGGCATTAGAGGGAAATCCTTTGAGAACCATTCGAAGAGACCTTCTGCAA aaaggcacCCAGGAACTTCTGAAATATCTAAGAAGCAAAATCCAAG ATGCTGTAACTATCCCAAGTGAAGAGCCTCCAGTGACAGCCATGACTCTTCCAAGTGAGTCAAGGATTAACATGCACGCCATAACTTCACTGAAATTATTGGAATATAG TGAGAAACAGGCAGCTGTGATTCCTGATGAAATGTTCGATGCAGTCAGAAGCCATCCTGTCACCACTGTCAacttcagcaaaaatcagctgaaTGAAATTCCTCCAAG GATTGTGGAGCTGAAAGACTCGGTTTGTGATGTCAGCCTTGGCTTCAATAAAATCTCATCCATTTCCTTGGAGCTTTGCATGCTCCATAAATTGACACATTTGGATATCAG aaacaattttttgaCAACTTTACCTGAGGAAATGGAGGCACTGACAAGACTGCAAGtaataaatctttcttttaatag GTTTAAAGTGTTTCCCAGCGTCCTGTATCGCATCTTAGCACTGGAGACTATCCTGCTCAGTAACAATCAGGTTGGGTCCATAGACCCTCTGCAGCTAAAGAAGATGGACAAGCTTGGAACACTGGACCTTCAGAACAACGACCTCCTCCAGGTGCCACCAGAACTTGGAAACTGTGAAACTCTCAG GACACTTCTGCTAGAAGGCAATCCCTTCCGCACGCCCCGGGCAGCCATCCTGGCCAAAGGAacagctgcagtgctggagTACCTGAGAAGCCGAATTCCTGCTTGA
- the SRSF11 gene encoding serine/arginine-rich splicing factor 11 isoform X1: protein MASSSGTDVIQVTNVSPSASSEQMRTLFGFLGKIEELRLFPPDDSPLPVSSRVCFVKFHDPDSAVVAQHLTNTVFVDRALIVVPYAEGVIPDETKALSLLAPANAVAGLLPGGGLLPTPNPLSQIGAVPLAALGAPALDPALAALGLPGANLNSQSLAADQLLKLMSTVDPKLNHVAAGLVSPSLKSDTSSKEIEEAMKRVREAQSLISAAIEPDKKDEKRRHSRSRSRSRRRRTPSSSRHRRSRSRSRRRSHSKSRSRRRSKSPRRRRSHSRERSRRSRSTSKTRDKKKEEKEKKRSKTPPKSYSTTRRSRSTSRERRRRRSRSGTRSPKKPRSPKRKMSRSPSPRRHKKEKKKDKDKERSRDERERSTSKKKKSKDKEKDRERKSESDKDVKQVTRDYDEEEQGYDSEKEKKEEKKMADSSSPKVKESAADKGGGDSGRESKVNGDDHHEEDMDMSD, encoded by the exons ATGGCTTCAAGCAGCGGCACCGACGTGATCCAGGTCACCAATGTCTCCCCCAGCGCCAGCTCCGAGCAGATGCGGACGCTCTTCGGCTTCCTCGGAAAGATCGAGGAGCTGCGCCTCTTCCCCCCCGA tgattCTCCTTTGCCAGTTTCATCGCGTGTCTGTTTTGTAAAGTTCCATGATCCGGACTCGGCAGTTGTGGCCCAGCACCTGACAAACACTGTATTCGTTGACAGAGCGTTGATAGTCGTACCATATGCAGAAG GAGTTATTCCTGATGAGACTAAGGCTTTGTCTCTCTTGGCACCAGCTAATGCTGTGGCAGGTCTGCTGCCTGGAGGCGGACTCCTGCCAACTCCCAACCCACTTTCTCAG ATTGGTGCTGTTCCTTTAGCTGCTTTAGGAGCTCCAGCTCTTGATCCTGCCCTAGCTGCTCTTGGGCTTCCTGGAGCAAACTTAAACTCTCAG tCTCTTGCAGCAGATCAACTACTAAAACTTATGAGCACAGTGGATCCAAA GTTGAACCATGTCGCTGCAGGTCTTGTTTCACCGAGTCTGAAATCAGATACCTCCAGTAAAGAAATAGAAGAAGCTATGAAAAGAGTACGAGAAGCACAGTCATTAATTTCTGCTGCTATAGAGCCAG acaaaaaagatgaaaaacgAAGGCATTCAAGGTCAAGATCACgctcaaggaggaggaggacaccTTCCTCATCTAGACACAG ACGGTCAAGAAGCAGATCAAGGAGAAGGTCCCACTCAAAATCAAGAAGCAGGAGGCGATCTAAAAGTCCAAGGCGAAGAAGATCTCATtccagagagagaagcagaaggtCTAGGAGCACATCCAAAACCAG ggataaaaagaaggaagagaaagaaaagaaacgtTCTAAAACTCCCCCCAAAAGCTACAGCACAACTAGACGATCCAGAAGCACAAGCAG AGAAAGACGACGTAGAAGAAGCAGGAGCGGAACACGGTCACCTAAAAAACCCAGGTCTCCTAAAAGGAAAATGTCCCGGTCCCCATCTCCAAGAAG acataaaaaggaaaaaaagaaggataaaGACAAGGAGAGAAGTAGAGATGAGAGGGAGCGCTCcaccagcaagaaaaaaaaaagcaaagacaaagagAAGGATCGAGAACGAAAATCCGAGAGCGATAAAGACGTGAAG cAGGTCACAAGGGATTATGACGAAGAAGAACAAGGATATGACAgcgagaaggagaagaaggaagagaagaaaatggcgGATTCTTCCTCCCCTAAAGTGAAGGAGTCTGCCGCTGATAAAGGAGGGGGAGATTCAGGAAGGGAATCCAAAGTCAATGGGGATGATCATCACGAGGAGGACATGGATATGAGTGACTGA
- the SRSF11 gene encoding serine/arginine-rich splicing factor 11 isoform X2, whose protein sequence is MASSSGTDVIQVTNVSPSASSEQMRTLFGFLGKIEELRLFPPDDSPLPVSSRVCFVKFHDPDSAVVAQHLTNTVFVDRALIVVPYAEGVIPDETKALSLLAPANAVAGLLPGGGLLPTPNPLSQIGAVPLAALGAPALDPALAALGLPGANLNSQSLAADQLLKLMSTVDPKLNHVAAGLVSPSLKSDTSSKEIEEAMKRVREAQSLISAAIEPDKKDEKRRHSRSRSRSRRRRTPSSSRHRRSRSRSRRRSHSKSRSRRRSKSPRRRRSHSRERSRRSRSTSKTRDKKKEEKEKKRSKTPPKSYSTTRRSRSTSRERRRRRSRSGTRSPKKPRSPKRKMSRSPSPRRHKKEKKKDKDKERSRDERERSTSKKKKSKDKEKDRERKSESDKDVKVTRDYDEEEQGYDSEKEKKEEKKMADSSSPKVKESAADKGGGDSGRESKVNGDDHHEEDMDMSD, encoded by the exons ATGGCTTCAAGCAGCGGCACCGACGTGATCCAGGTCACCAATGTCTCCCCCAGCGCCAGCTCCGAGCAGATGCGGACGCTCTTCGGCTTCCTCGGAAAGATCGAGGAGCTGCGCCTCTTCCCCCCCGA tgattCTCCTTTGCCAGTTTCATCGCGTGTCTGTTTTGTAAAGTTCCATGATCCGGACTCGGCAGTTGTGGCCCAGCACCTGACAAACACTGTATTCGTTGACAGAGCGTTGATAGTCGTACCATATGCAGAAG GAGTTATTCCTGATGAGACTAAGGCTTTGTCTCTCTTGGCACCAGCTAATGCTGTGGCAGGTCTGCTGCCTGGAGGCGGACTCCTGCCAACTCCCAACCCACTTTCTCAG ATTGGTGCTGTTCCTTTAGCTGCTTTAGGAGCTCCAGCTCTTGATCCTGCCCTAGCTGCTCTTGGGCTTCCTGGAGCAAACTTAAACTCTCAG tCTCTTGCAGCAGATCAACTACTAAAACTTATGAGCACAGTGGATCCAAA GTTGAACCATGTCGCTGCAGGTCTTGTTTCACCGAGTCTGAAATCAGATACCTCCAGTAAAGAAATAGAAGAAGCTATGAAAAGAGTACGAGAAGCACAGTCATTAATTTCTGCTGCTATAGAGCCAG acaaaaaagatgaaaaacgAAGGCATTCAAGGTCAAGATCACgctcaaggaggaggaggacaccTTCCTCATCTAGACACAG ACGGTCAAGAAGCAGATCAAGGAGAAGGTCCCACTCAAAATCAAGAAGCAGGAGGCGATCTAAAAGTCCAAGGCGAAGAAGATCTCATtccagagagagaagcagaaggtCTAGGAGCACATCCAAAACCAG ggataaaaagaaggaagagaaagaaaagaaacgtTCTAAAACTCCCCCCAAAAGCTACAGCACAACTAGACGATCCAGAAGCACAAGCAG AGAAAGACGACGTAGAAGAAGCAGGAGCGGAACACGGTCACCTAAAAAACCCAGGTCTCCTAAAAGGAAAATGTCCCGGTCCCCATCTCCAAGAAG acataaaaaggaaaaaaagaaggataaaGACAAGGAGAGAAGTAGAGATGAGAGGGAGCGCTCcaccagcaagaaaaaaaaaagcaaagacaaagagAAGGATCGAGAACGAAAATCCGAGAGCGATAAAGACGTGAAG GTCACAAGGGATTATGACGAAGAAGAACAAGGATATGACAgcgagaaggagaagaaggaagagaagaaaatggcgGATTCTTCCTCCCCTAAAGTGAAGGAGTCTGCCGCTGATAAAGGAGGGGGAGATTCAGGAAGGGAATCCAAAGTCAATGGGGATGATCATCACGAGGAGGACATGGATATGAGTGACTGA
- the SRSF11 gene encoding serine/arginine-rich splicing factor 11 isoform X3: MAVCSSILGTISMAHIGTNAFYCTGVIPDETKALSLLAPANAVAGLLPGGGLLPTPNPLSQIGAVPLAALGAPALDPALAALGLPGANLNSQSLAADQLLKLMSTVDPKLNHVAAGLVSPSLKSDTSSKEIEEAMKRVREAQSLISAAIEPDKKDEKRRHSRSRSRSRRRRTPSSSRHRRSRSRSRRRSHSKSRSRRRSKSPRRRRSHSRERSRRSRSTSKTRDKKKEEKEKKRSKTPPKSYSTTRRSRSTSRERRRRRSRSGTRSPKKPRSPKRKMSRSPSPRRHKKEKKKDKDKERSRDERERSTSKKKKSKDKEKDRERKSESDKDVKQVTRDYDEEEQGYDSEKEKKEEKKMADSSSPKVKESAADKGGGDSGRESKVNGDDHHEEDMDMSD; the protein is encoded by the exons atggCAGTATGTAGCAGCATTCTTGGTACAATAAGCATGGCACATATTGgaacaaatgcattttactgCACAG GAGTTATTCCTGATGAGACTAAGGCTTTGTCTCTCTTGGCACCAGCTAATGCTGTGGCAGGTCTGCTGCCTGGAGGCGGACTCCTGCCAACTCCCAACCCACTTTCTCAG ATTGGTGCTGTTCCTTTAGCTGCTTTAGGAGCTCCAGCTCTTGATCCTGCCCTAGCTGCTCTTGGGCTTCCTGGAGCAAACTTAAACTCTCAG tCTCTTGCAGCAGATCAACTACTAAAACTTATGAGCACAGTGGATCCAAA GTTGAACCATGTCGCTGCAGGTCTTGTTTCACCGAGTCTGAAATCAGATACCTCCAGTAAAGAAATAGAAGAAGCTATGAAAAGAGTACGAGAAGCACAGTCATTAATTTCTGCTGCTATAGAGCCAG acaaaaaagatgaaaaacgAAGGCATTCAAGGTCAAGATCACgctcaaggaggaggaggacaccTTCCTCATCTAGACACAG ACGGTCAAGAAGCAGATCAAGGAGAAGGTCCCACTCAAAATCAAGAAGCAGGAGGCGATCTAAAAGTCCAAGGCGAAGAAGATCTCATtccagagagagaagcagaaggtCTAGGAGCACATCCAAAACCAG ggataaaaagaaggaagagaaagaaaagaaacgtTCTAAAACTCCCCCCAAAAGCTACAGCACAACTAGACGATCCAGAAGCACAAGCAG AGAAAGACGACGTAGAAGAAGCAGGAGCGGAACACGGTCACCTAAAAAACCCAGGTCTCCTAAAAGGAAAATGTCCCGGTCCCCATCTCCAAGAAG acataaaaaggaaaaaaagaaggataaaGACAAGGAGAGAAGTAGAGATGAGAGGGAGCGCTCcaccagcaagaaaaaaaaaagcaaagacaaagagAAGGATCGAGAACGAAAATCCGAGAGCGATAAAGACGTGAAG cAGGTCACAAGGGATTATGACGAAGAAGAACAAGGATATGACAgcgagaaggagaagaaggaagagaagaaaatggcgGATTCTTCCTCCCCTAAAGTGAAGGAGTCTGCCGCTGATAAAGGAGGGGGAGATTCAGGAAGGGAATCCAAAGTCAATGGGGATGATCATCACGAGGAGGACATGGATATGAGTGACTGA